The Duganella sp. BuS-21 sequence CAGTGAATCCGCCACCGGCAGTTTCACCGCCTCCAAAAGCTGCGAGGCGTTTTCCTCCTTCGCCAAGCGCACCAATCCGGGCGAGGTCAAGCTCGCCGCCGGCACGGCCTACACGGTGCGCGAAATCAACAAGACCGATTACGACTGGGTGCGCGTGGAAGTGCCGGGCGCACAGCCTTCGCTGCGTTGGGTGCAACGCGACTGCGGCACGCCGGCGCTCGACGACAAGCAGGCCGGCCGTCCGGACGAAGGCGTCAGCGGCGCAGTCTGCAGCGCGCCCAACCAGCAGGACAGTTACGTGCTGGCCATCACCTGGCAACCCGGCTTTTGCGAGCACGCCAAATACAACGGCAAGAAGCCGGAATGCGATGCCATGAACAGCGGTACGCTGGAAGCGAAAAACCTGAGCCTGCACGGCCTGTGGCCCAACAAGAAGGAATGTGGCACGCAATACGGCAGCTGCAGCGGCAAGCCCTTCGCGCTAAGCAAGGAAACCATCGACAAGGTGGCGCCATGGATGCCGAATTTCTTCTTCGAGCGCACTTTCGGCGCCTACGAATGGAACAAGCACGGCAAGTGCCAGGCCTTGCCGCCGGATGAGTATTTCATCAAGGCCGTCTCGGCTGTAAAGGTGGTGAACGATTCGGAAGTGGGCAAGCTCGTGCTGGGCAATGCCGGCAAAAGCTTCAAGGTGAACGATTTCTTCGAGCGCGTCGCAGCGCGCCATGGCGAGAAGGCCGCCAACGCCATCACACTGGTGTGCATTCAGCGCAAATATTTGCAGGAGATTCGCGTGTCGCTGGCGCTGGACTTCAGCACCGAGCGCGATCTGCCGCAGATGGTGACGGGAGCCCGGCCGGCCGGCACCCGCGCCATCGGCTGCGCCGACGAAGTGTACGTCGAGGCAGCCGGCAAGGATTAAGCAACCCATCGTTCCCGCGCAAGCGGGAATCCATGCTGCGCCGGCAATCACGCGGCCTATGGATTCCCGCCTGCGCGGGAATGGCGATTACGCTGCGAAGCCGCCGTCGATCACCAGGTCGGCGCCGGTCACGAAAGCCGCTTCCGGACCGGCCAGGTAAGCCACCATCGCTGCGATTTCTTCGGCTTTGCCATGACGTTTCAGCGCCATCAGGCCATGCAAACCGGTTGCGAAATCGCTGTCGGCCGGGTTCATGTCGGTATCGACCGGGCCTGGCGCCACGTTGTTGACGGTGATCTTGCGGCTGCCCAGATCGCGCGCCATGCCTTTCACCAGGCCGGTCAGGGCCGATTTGCTCATCGCGTAGACGGCGCCGCCTTCAAACGGCATGCGTTGCGCATTGGTGCTGCCGATGTTGATGATGCGGCCGCCATCCTTCATGTGCTTGGCGGCGGCCTGCGAGGCCACGAACACGGCGCGCACGTTGACGGCCACGGTTTTATCGAAGTCTTCCAGCGAGAAGCTGTCGGTTGCGCCCAGCAGCAGCACGCCGGCGCTGTTGACCAGGATGTCCAGACGGCCAAAGCGTTCCGCCACGCTGTCGATGGCTTTGCTCAGGGCTGCGGCGTCGGTGGCGTCGGCCTTCAGGGCGATCGCTTCACCGCCGGCGGCTTTGATTTCTTCGACCAGCGCTTCAGCTGCGATGGCCGAGGCGGCGTAGCCGATGGCGACTTTGGCGCCTTCGCTGGCCAGGCGGCGAGCCGTTGCCGCGCCGATGCCGCGCGAACCACCGTTGATGAAAGCGACTTGACCGTTGAGTTTCGTGTTCATGATTTGTTTCCTTTCGGGTTGGTTGATGAACACAGTATGTTCTCCACCACTTGATCGCGGTAGTCATTAAAATACGTGAACAGTTTCAACCATTGGTATAAGATGGGAATATGCTTACCGAACTCAGCAGCTATCTCGACGCATTCATCGCCGCCGCCGACGAAGGCAGTTTCTCGGCCGCCGCCCGTCGTCTGGGGCTGACGCCGGCCGCCGTCAGCAAAAGCGTCAACCGGCTGGAAGTGCGGTTGGGCGTGCGCCTGTTCCAGCGCAGCACCCGCAGTCTGGCGTTAACTACCGACGGCGAACGCCTGTATGGGCAGGTGCGGCTGCCGTGGAGTGAGATCGGCGATGCGCTCACGGACCTGAGCCAGGGCGCCGGCAAGCCGGCCGGCACGCTGAAGGTGTCGCTGGCCTACACTGTGGGCCGCCAGTATTTCGTGCCGCTGCTGGAGGAATTCTCGCGCCGCTATCCAGACGTGGTGCCCGATCTGTATTTCGATAACCGCCAGGTGGACCTGATCGCCGACGGCTTCGACGTCGGCATCGGCGGCGGCATCGAGCTGACCGCCGCCCTGATCGCGCGCGAACTGGCGCGGGTCGATATCGTGCTGGCGGCGTCGCCGGACTACCTGGCAGCGCATCCGGCGCCGGAATCGCCGGCGGACCTGACGCGCCATCGCGGTCTGCTGCGTCGTTCCCTGAGCAGCGGACGCCTGGTGCCGTGGACCTTGAAGCACCGCTCCGGCAAGGAAGTGGTGGCGAGCGTGCGTCCGGTGGCGGTGCTGGACGACCCGGAAGCCATCGCGCGCGCGGCCGCCTGCGGCATGGGCATCGCCATGCTGCCGCTGCCGCACGCCTTGCCGCTGCTCGACAGCGGAGAGTTGGTGCGCGTGCTGCCGGACTGGCATGCGGAGACGCGGCCGCTTTCGATATATTATTCCAGCCGCAAGCTGGTGCCGGCCAAGGTGCGGGTATTTGTTGACTATATGGTGGAGCAGTTCCGCGCCAGCGGCCACGCTGCGCGCTTCCGCCAACATTAAAGGAGATGGTTCGATGAAGTTCAAAGCAGGACTTGCAGCGCTGCTGCTGGCCGGACAGGCATATGCCGGCGTGGCGATCAATCCCGATAACGCGCAGTTGCAGTACACGGGAAGGATAGACTTCGCCGACCGCGCGCGGCCGGTGCTGTCATGGCCCGGCACCAGCATTGAAGGGAATTTCAGCGGCGCCAGCCTGGCCGTCAAGCTGGACGACCAGCAAGGCAAGAACTACTTCAACGTCTTCATCGACGGCGACCTGGCCAAGCCGGTGATCATCGAAGCGGCGCAGGGTAGCAAGTCCTATGTGGTGGCCAAGGGCCTGAAGCCAGGCCGGCACCGCTTCCTGATCACCAAGCGCACCGAAGGCGAGGAGGGCGGCACCGTGTTCCAGGGCCTGGAGCTGGATGACGGCGGCAAGCTGCTGCCGCCACCGCCGCGCAAGCAGCGTCGGATCGAATTCTTCGGCGACTCCATCACCAGCGGCATGGGCAACGAGGCGCCGGACGATGGCCCGGACCATCTGCTGAAGGAAAAGAACAACTTCATGTCCTACGCCCCGATTACGGCGCGCGCCCTGGAGGCGGAAGCGCATATCACCTCGCAGAGCGGCATCGGCGTGATGATCAGCTGGTTCCCGTTCACCATGCCGGACTTCTACGACCAGCTGAACGCGGTCGGCAACAATGACAGCAAGTGGGATTTCAAATCGTGGACGCCGGACGTGGTGGTGGTTAATCTGTTCCAGAACGACCGCTGGCTGATCGACCGCGAAAAGCGCCTGTCGCCGATGCCGGACGACGCGCAGCGCGTGCAGGCCTATCGCACGCTGGTGCAGAAGATCCGCGCCCTGTACCCGCGCGCCTACATCGTTTGCGCCTTGGGCAGCATGGACGCGGTGCAGGAAGGCTCCAAGTGGCCGGGCTACGTGCGCACGGCGGTGGACCAGATGCGCGACGGCGGCGACCAGCGCATCGACACCATCATCTTCCCGTGGAACGGCTTCGGCGGCCACCCGCGCGTCAAGCAGCACCAGGCCAATGCGGCGCTGCTGACGGCCTTCATCCGTCAGAAGACAGGCTGGTAAGGTGCTGGCCCGCGCGCGACAGCTGATGACGGCGGATCAGTTGGCGACCTTGTTCGCCGGCGGCGTGCCGGCCAGCGTGTGTCTGCTGGAAGCCGGCTACGGCCTGCGCGCGCCATTCGAACAGGCGCACATACCCGGCGCCGCTTATCTCGACACCGACGACATCGAGCACGCACCGCGCTGGCTCAAGGCGCCCGACCACGAACTGTTGACGGTGTTGCTGTCCCACGGCATCCGCCACGACACCACCGTCATTCTCTACGGCCGCAACAACCTGGCCGCCGCGCGCGCGGCACAGCTCATGCTGTACATGGGCGTGGCGGACGTGCGCTTGCTCGATGGCGGCTTCGACGCCTGGCTGCGCGCTGGCCACGCCTGCGCCTGCGGCGCTGGCCTTGCTCCGGCATGGACGCTGACGCCGGCCGCCGATTTCGGTCGTGCCGTGCCTGCGCATCCTGAATACATCATCGACACCGTGCAAGCCCGTGCGCTGCTGGCGCGGACCGACGGCGCGCTGGCCAGCATCCGCAGCGAAGCCGAGCATCTCGGCAAAATATCCGGCTACAGCTACATCTCGCAGCGCGGCGACATTCCCGGCGCGCGCTGGGTGGCTGCCGGCGAAGACGGCGACATCCACAGCATGAGCGCCTACCAGCTGCCAAACGGCGCCATGAAGCCGGCCTCGGAAATCGAACAGCTGTGGCAAGCCGCCGGCATCACGCGCGAGCGGCAGGTGGCGTTCTACTGCGGCACCGGTTGGCGCGCCTCCATGGCCTTTTTCTACGCCTACCTCATGGGCTGGCCGCGCATCAGCGTCTACGACGGCGGCTGGTGCGCATGGGCGGCAGGCGGCGAGGCATAGCGATTATGCCGATTTCGTCACGCTTTTAGCGGCCCGCAAGC is a genomic window containing:
- a CDS encoding ribonuclease I is translated as MRLYFAAVLLAFTVLDCSASESATGSFTASKSCEAFSSFAKRTNPGEVKLAAGTAYTVREINKTDYDWVRVEVPGAQPSLRWVQRDCGTPALDDKQAGRPDEGVSGAVCSAPNQQDSYVLAITWQPGFCEHAKYNGKKPECDAMNSGTLEAKNLSLHGLWPNKKECGTQYGSCSGKPFALSKETIDKVAPWMPNFFFERTFGAYEWNKHGKCQALPPDEYFIKAVSAVKVVNDSEVGKLVLGNAGKSFKVNDFFERVAARHGEKAANAITLVCIQRKYLQEIRVSLALDFSTERDLPQMVTGARPAGTRAIGCADEVYVEAAGKD
- a CDS encoding SDR family oxidoreductase → MNTKLNGQVAFINGGSRGIGAATARRLASEGAKVAIGYAASAIAAEALVEEIKAAGGEAIALKADATDAAALSKAIDSVAERFGRLDILVNSAGVLLLGATDSFSLEDFDKTVAVNVRAVFVASQAAAKHMKDGGRIINIGSTNAQRMPFEGGAVYAMSKSALTGLVKGMARDLGSRKITVNNVAPGPVDTDMNPADSDFATGLHGLMALKRHGKAEEIAAMVAYLAGPEAAFVTGADLVIDGGFAA
- a CDS encoding LysR family transcriptional regulator — its product is MLTELSSYLDAFIAAADEGSFSAAARRLGLTPAAVSKSVNRLEVRLGVRLFQRSTRSLALTTDGERLYGQVRLPWSEIGDALTDLSQGAGKPAGTLKVSLAYTVGRQYFVPLLEEFSRRYPDVVPDLYFDNRQVDLIADGFDVGIGGGIELTAALIARELARVDIVLAASPDYLAAHPAPESPADLTRHRGLLRRSLSSGRLVPWTLKHRSGKEVVASVRPVAVLDDPEAIARAAACGMGIAMLPLPHALPLLDSGELVRVLPDWHAETRPLSIYYSSRKLVPAKVRVFVDYMVEQFRASGHAARFRQH
- a CDS encoding GDSL-type esterase/lipase family protein, whose amino-acid sequence is MKFKAGLAALLLAGQAYAGVAINPDNAQLQYTGRIDFADRARPVLSWPGTSIEGNFSGASLAVKLDDQQGKNYFNVFIDGDLAKPVIIEAAQGSKSYVVAKGLKPGRHRFLITKRTEGEEGGTVFQGLELDDGGKLLPPPPRKQRRIEFFGDSITSGMGNEAPDDGPDHLLKEKNNFMSYAPITARALEAEAHITSQSGIGVMISWFPFTMPDFYDQLNAVGNNDSKWDFKSWTPDVVVVNLFQNDRWLIDREKRLSPMPDDAQRVQAYRTLVQKIRALYPRAYIVCALGSMDAVQEGSKWPGYVRTAVDQMRDGGDQRIDTIIFPWNGFGGHPRVKQHQANAALLTAFIRQKTGW
- a CDS encoding rhodanese-like domain-containing protein yields the protein MTADQLATLFAGGVPASVCLLEAGYGLRAPFEQAHIPGAAYLDTDDIEHAPRWLKAPDHELLTVLLSHGIRHDTTVILYGRNNLAAARAAQLMLYMGVADVRLLDGGFDAWLRAGHACACGAGLAPAWTLTPAADFGRAVPAHPEYIIDTVQARALLARTDGALASIRSEAEHLGKISGYSYISQRGDIPGARWVAAGEDGDIHSMSAYQLPNGAMKPASEIEQLWQAAGITRERQVAFYCGTGWRASMAFFYAYLMGWPRISVYDGGWCAWAAGGEA